In the Apteryx mantelli isolate bAptMan1 chromosome 1, bAptMan1.hap1, whole genome shotgun sequence genome, one interval contains:
- the NSUN3 gene encoding tRNA (cytosine(34)-C(5))-methyltransferase, mitochondrial isoform X1 codes for MRLPRAAGLLLPPPPSPAGAGAALGPRRGAARAPQQLENKTKGKLQRQICQVVLDHFEKQYTKELGDTWTRVRDVLTHPLCWQHAVLLNKFSWSSELENTLCLKGYRPLFQETLPYLPGSLKCYISRTPRRFPAQKHQIGKLKEYYLLNAASLLPVLALEVKDGEDVLDVCAAPGGKSVAMLQCAYPGQFHCNEYDGLRSRWLKQTLESFIPDPLINSITVSKLDGRQIGDLNPELYDKILVDAPCSNDRSWLFSSDIQQTMLRLIQRKELSSLQLQLLRSAVKALRPGGSLVYSTCTLSKAENSDVINLILNSCSNILPVDISDMSKAVSQEFTLLSGTRQHELLVLPEKEKAWGPMYVAKLKKII; via the exons ATGCGGCTGCCGCGCGCCGCcgggctcctgctgccgccgccgccctcccccgccggggccggggctgcgctggggccgcggcgcggggccgcccgggcgccgcAGCAG ctggagaataaaacaaaagggAAGCTTCAAAGGCAGATTTGTCAAGTTGTTTTGGATCATTTTGAGAAGCAGTACACAAAGGAACTGGGAGATACATGGACCAGAGTCAG GGATGTACTCACACACCCCTTGTGCTGGCAGCATGCTGTCCTTCTTAACAAGTTCAGTTGGTCCTCAGAGCTGGAGAACACTTTGTGTTTGAAGGGATATCGTCCTCTCTTTCAAGAAACTTTGCCTTATCTGCCAGGATCATTAAAGTGTTACATCAGTAGAACTCCGAGGAGATTCCCAGCACAGAAACACCAGATTGGTAAACTGAAAGAATATTACCTGTTGAATGCTGCTTCACTCTTGCCAGTGCTGGCATTGGAGGTGAAAGATGGGGAAGATGTTTTGGATGTATGTGCTGCTCCAGGGGGTAAATCAGTAGCTATGCTACAGTGTGCCTATCCAG GTCAGTTTCACTGTAATGAGTATGATGGTTTGAGATCAAGATGGTTGAAACAGACACTAGAATCCTTCATCCCAGATCCTTTGATCAACTCAATAACTGTTTCTAAACTAGACGGCAGACAGATTGGAGATCTCAATCCCGAATTATATGACAAG ATACTGGTGGATGCTCCATGTTCAAATGACAGAAGTTGGCTATTCTCTTCTGATATTCAGCAAACTATGCTTAGGCTAATACAAAGGAAAGAGTTATCTTCTCTACAATTACAGCTGCTAAG gTCTGCTGTTAAAGCGTTGCGTCCAGGTGGATCACTGGTCTATTCTACATGTACTCTCTCGAAGGCAGAAAACAGCGATGTAATAAATCTCATTCTAAACTCATGCAGTAATATTCTGCCTGTAGATATAAGTGATATGAGCAAAGCTGTTTCCCAGGAAttcactcttctcagtggtacacGGCAGCATGAACTTCTGGTTCTcccagagaaggagaaagcatggGGTCCAATGTACGTAgctaaattaaagaaaataatatag
- the NSUN3 gene encoding tRNA (cytosine(34)-C(5))-methyltransferase, mitochondrial isoform X2, translating to MRLPRAAGLLLPPPPSPAGAGAALGPRRGAARAPQQLENKTKGKLQRQICQVVLDHFEKQYTKELGDTWTRVRDVLTHPLCWQHAVLLNKFSWSSELENTLCLKGYRPLFQETLPYLPGSLKCYISRTPRRFPAQKHQIGQFHCNEYDGLRSRWLKQTLESFIPDPLINSITVSKLDGRQIGDLNPELYDKILVDAPCSNDRSWLFSSDIQQTMLRLIQRKELSSLQLQLLRSAVKALRPGGSLVYSTCTLSKAENSDVINLILNSCSNILPVDISDMSKAVSQEFTLLSGTRQHELLVLPEKEKAWGPMYVAKLKKII from the exons ATGCGGCTGCCGCGCGCCGCcgggctcctgctgccgccgccgccctcccccgccggggccggggctgcgctggggccgcggcgcggggccgcccgggcgccgcAGCAG ctggagaataaaacaaaagggAAGCTTCAAAGGCAGATTTGTCAAGTTGTTTTGGATCATTTTGAGAAGCAGTACACAAAGGAACTGGGAGATACATGGACCAGAGTCAG GGATGTACTCACACACCCCTTGTGCTGGCAGCATGCTGTCCTTCTTAACAAGTTCAGTTGGTCCTCAGAGCTGGAGAACACTTTGTGTTTGAAGGGATATCGTCCTCTCTTTCAAGAAACTTTGCCTTATCTGCCAGGATCATTAAAGTGTTACATCAGTAGAACTCCGAGGAGATTCCCAGCACAGAAACACCAGATTG GTCAGTTTCACTGTAATGAGTATGATGGTTTGAGATCAAGATGGTTGAAACAGACACTAGAATCCTTCATCCCAGATCCTTTGATCAACTCAATAACTGTTTCTAAACTAGACGGCAGACAGATTGGAGATCTCAATCCCGAATTATATGACAAG ATACTGGTGGATGCTCCATGTTCAAATGACAGAAGTTGGCTATTCTCTTCTGATATTCAGCAAACTATGCTTAGGCTAATACAAAGGAAAGAGTTATCTTCTCTACAATTACAGCTGCTAAG gTCTGCTGTTAAAGCGTTGCGTCCAGGTGGATCACTGGTCTATTCTACATGTACTCTCTCGAAGGCAGAAAACAGCGATGTAATAAATCTCATTCTAAACTCATGCAGTAATATTCTGCCTGTAGATATAAGTGATATGAGCAAAGCTGTTTCCCAGGAAttcactcttctcagtggtacacGGCAGCATGAACTTCTGGTTCTcccagagaaggagaaagcatggGGTCCAATGTACGTAgctaaattaaagaaaataatatag